In Blautia wexlerae DSM 19850, a single window of DNA contains:
- a CDS encoding IS4 family transposase — MNRTNICKNIVQSIKDYITDQVKLEPHRVEKHFVRRRKLSLLQVIIYLFFSSKASMFQNLSQIREELGTLSFPDVSKQALSKARQFINPSLFKELYYLSVDLFYSQIPSRKLWQGYHLFAVDGSRIELPNSKSTFDFFGEMSSYPDPNRRYTMGLASIIYDVLDDYILHASIHKFLSSERAAALEHLKVLEDMGLYNNSIIIFDRGYYSEDMFRYCVEHGHLCVMRLKEGINLSKKCNGDMISILQGTSKEGTSDVPIRVLEIPLDDGTKEYLATNLFDPAVTKDMFRELYFYRWPVELKYKELKSRFAMEEFSGATAVSIQQEFYINMLLSNLASLIKNEADEEIQISAKSTNKFRYQANRAFIIGRIKSIVPKILCGLFELSIIEQLYTDAVRCRSQLLPGRSFPRKKLKSKGRSHFRNKKASF, encoded by the coding sequence ATGAATCGAACTAATATTTGTAAAAATATCGTCCAATCCATTAAAGATTATATCACAGATCAAGTTAAACTGGAACCCCATCGGGTGGAAAAACATTTTGTACGGCGAAGAAAACTTTCACTTTTGCAAGTTATTATTTATCTGTTCTTTTCTTCAAAAGCTTCCATGTTCCAGAATCTTTCACAGATCAGAGAAGAACTTGGCACACTTTCTTTTCCGGATGTTTCAAAACAGGCACTTTCCAAAGCCAGACAGTTCATTAATCCTTCACTGTTTAAGGAACTTTATTATCTTTCTGTTGATCTGTTTTACAGCCAGATCCCTTCAAGAAAGCTGTGGCAGGGTTATCATCTTTTTGCAGTAGATGGTTCCAGGATCGAACTTCCGAATTCAAAATCAACTTTTGATTTCTTTGGTGAAATGTCCAGCTATCCTGATCCAAACCGACGTTATACCATGGGACTGGCTTCCATAATTTATGATGTTCTGGATGATTATATCCTTCATGCATCTATCCATAAATTTCTTTCCTCTGAACGAGCAGCTGCATTAGAACATCTTAAAGTTCTTGAAGATATGGGACTATATAACAACAGTATTATTATTTTTGACAGAGGTTATTATTCAGAAGATATGTTCCGCTACTGTGTAGAGCATGGGCATCTCTGTGTTATGAGACTGAAAGAGGGAATCAATTTATCTAAAAAATGCAATGGTGATATGATTTCCATTCTTCAGGGAACTTCAAAAGAAGGTACTTCCGATGTACCTATACGTGTCCTTGAGATTCCGCTTGATGATGGCACAAAAGAATATCTTGCAACAAACCTGTTTGATCCTGCTGTTACAAAAGATATGTTCCGGGAACTTTACTTCTACAGATGGCCTGTAGAACTTAAGTACAAAGAACTAAAAAGCCGCTTTGCCATGGAAGAGTTTTCCGGTGCTACTGCAGTGTCTATACAGCAGGAATTTTATATAAATATGCTTTTATCGAATCTGGCCTCCCTTATAAAAAATGAAGCAGATGAGGAAATACAGATTTCTGCCAAAAGCACAAATAAGTTCCGTTATCAGGCCAATCGTGCATTTATCATTGGACGGATCAAAAGTATTGTTCCCAAAATACTCTGCGGACTGTTTGAGCTTTCAATTATTGAACAGTTATATACAGATGCTGTACGCTGCAGATCACAGCTCCTGCCCGGCAGGTCGTTTCCAAGGAAGAAATTGAAATCCAAGGGACGTTCACATTTTCGAAATAAAAAAGCTTCTTTTTAA
- a CDS encoding helix-turn-helix domain-containing protein, translating into MTAKHPMIPFPVIVRATDGDIEAVNQIVRHYSGFIASRSMRPMKDEYGNTHMVVDETLRRRMETRLIAKILSFEIREPN; encoded by the coding sequence ATGACAGCAAAGCACCCTATGATTCCGTTTCCTGTGATTGTAAGAGCTACGGACGGCGATATTGAAGCAGTCAACCAGATTGTACGCCATTACAGCGGTTTTATTGCCAGCCGTTCCATGCGTCCCATGAAAGACGAATATGGAAATACCCACATGGTTGTAGATGAGACCCTACGCCGCCGGATGGAAACACGTCTGATTGCAAAGATTTTATCTTTTGAAATCAGGGAACCAAACTAG
- a CDS encoding IS30 family transposase codes for MSKYIPGNQKHLTIEDRIYIQNELDKGTSFKDIARFLCKDPTTISKEVKARRASDWFHKGTFLNAKNFCTKRFRCKKTNACNKILLCGVKCASCPTCNQTCPDFQKERCSKLDRAPYVCNGCSKKINHCTIAHKYTYNARFADRKYRECLKDSRSGIAITRQELHKKDKIITPLIDQGQSPYHIVANHPELNLSVRSVYNYLDMGLLTARNVDLKRKVKFKPRKVHKSQISDRRVFNGRTYADFQQLHLESFVEMDTVHSAVGSSKTLLTFFFTREKLFLAFLMNRNTEGSVRLVLDRLEKRFGTFDFLTLFEYILTDRGAEFGDPDSLETGVTGIQRTNIYYCDPMRSGQKGGIEQAHTMLRMILPKRTTFEFLTQWDVNLITSHINSTPRESLNGRTPYDVALEAFGEDVLKAFQLRRIDPDKVILTPKLIRYNH; via the coding sequence ATGAGTAAATATATCCCAGGCAACCAGAAGCATCTCACCATAGAGGATCGTATCTATATCCAGAATGAACTGGATAAGGGTACATCCTTTAAAGATATTGCCCGCTTTCTCTGTAAGGACCCTACTACGATTTCAAAAGAAGTGAAGGCCAGAAGAGCCTCCGATTGGTTTCACAAAGGGACTTTTCTTAATGCGAAGAACTTCTGTACCAAGCGTTTCCGTTGTAAGAAAACGAATGCCTGCAATAAGATCCTTCTTTGCGGCGTTAAATGTGCTTCCTGTCCCACCTGTAACCAGACCTGTCCGGATTTTCAAAAAGAACGCTGCAGCAAACTTGATCGGGCTCCCTACGTCTGCAATGGATGCAGTAAAAAGATCAATCATTGTACGATTGCCCACAAATATACCTACAATGCCAGGTTCGCTGATCGGAAATACCGGGAGTGTCTCAAGGATTCCAGGTCCGGAATCGCTATAACCAGACAGGAACTCCACAAAAAGGATAAGATCATCACTCCTCTGATCGATCAGGGCCAGTCTCCTTACCATATCGTTGCAAACCATCCGGAATTGAATCTTTCCGTCCGCAGCGTTTACAACTACCTTGATATGGGACTTCTGACTGCCAGAAACGTTGATCTGAAACGTAAAGTGAAGTTTAAACCCAGAAAAGTCCATAAATCACAGATATCTGACCGCCGTGTCTTTAATGGCAGAACTTACGCTGATTTTCAACAGTTGCACCTGGAATCTTTTGTAGAGATGGACACCGTCCACTCCGCTGTTGGTTCCTCTAAAACACTGCTTACCTTCTTTTTTACAAGGGAAAAGCTGTTTCTTGCGTTCCTCATGAACCGGAATACGGAAGGATCTGTACGACTCGTTTTGGACCGTTTAGAAAAGCGTTTTGGTACCTTCGATTTCCTGACTCTGTTTGAATATATCCTCACCGACAGAGGCGCTGAATTCGGTGATCCTGATTCTCTCGAAACCGGTGTTACCGGTATCCAGAGAACCAACATTTATTACTGTGATCCCATGAGAAGCGGACAGAAAGGCGGCATTGAACAGGCACACACCATGCTCCGCATGATACTGCCGAAACGAACTACCTTTGAATTCCTGACTCAATGGGATGTGAATCTAATCACCAGCCACATCAACTCAACACCGCGGGAGAGTTTGAATGGGCGTACACCGTATGATGTCGCCCTGGAGGCTTTTGGGGAAGACGTCTTAAAAGCATTTCAGCTTAGGCGTATTGACCCTGACAAAGTCATCTTAACACCTAAGCTGATCCGCTATAACCACTAA
- a CDS encoding DUF3173 domain-containing protein: MITVTKKDLIELGYGTSFAADIIREAKKLMISKGHTYYQSRKLDRVPREAVEELLGITFTDKSN; encoded by the coding sequence ATGATTACAGTAACAAAAAAAGACTTAATAGAACTGGGTTATGGAACTTCATTCGCAGCAGACATCATAAGAGAAGCAAAAAAACTTATGATTTCAAAAGGGCATACCTACTATCAGTCACGCAAACTGGACAGGGTTCCCAGAGAAGCTGTGGAAGAATTGCTAGGGATTACTTTTACTGATAAATCAAACTGA
- a CDS encoding recombinase family protein: MKTKSAKYAKMRRGEYQSVICPYGYRKSADGRMEPDEDVAPNVQMIFQWASEGNTAAEITRKLYAMNIPTPGEYRKLKGKDYYNVSRTNGVWSTSTVLRILEDQRYIGTYVIGKRKVKEIGSRHTQLKDESEWFKIPNHHPAIVSVDLFEKANASIKRFSLSNKKPRDYLLRGKVFCGCCDHAMALRNDAWFYCRHSEVAETLPCHGVRIKMADLEQVVFETIRAQMCPALGIDSNKDKLDLQTVQQAEHEEKLRSIQDSKRHLYEQYALGEIDLETYRTRKAVYDTELVQAKNVHAVITAQTKQIKSDYEIKLKQQEIVQEVGNANMLTKALIDRLINKVYVFPGDRIEIEYATQDFLETKESEKEV, from the coding sequence ATGAAAACCAAAAGTGCAAAATACGCAAAGATGCGTCGTGGAGAATATCAGAGTGTCATCTGTCCTTACGGCTATCGCAAGAGTGCAGACGGACGTATGGAACCGGACGAGGATGTTGCCCCGAATGTGCAGATGATATTTCAATGGGCGTCTGAAGGCAACACCGCAGCCGAGATAACAAGAAAACTGTATGCCATGAATATCCCCACCCCTGGGGAATATCGCAAACTTAAAGGCAAGGACTATTACAATGTTTCCCGAACAAACGGCGTTTGGAGTACATCAACGGTCCTGCGTATTTTAGAAGATCAAAGATATATCGGTACCTATGTAATTGGCAAGAGAAAGGTAAAAGAGATTGGCAGCCGACATACACAGTTAAAGGATGAAAGTGAGTGGTTCAAAATACCGAACCATCATCCGGCTATTGTAAGTGTGGATCTATTTGAGAAAGCCAATGCTTCAATTAAGCGTTTCTCTCTGTCAAATAAAAAGCCGCGTGATTATCTGCTCCGTGGTAAGGTATTCTGTGGATGCTGCGATCATGCAATGGCTCTACGAAATGATGCGTGGTTTTATTGCCGTCATTCCGAGGTGGCTGAAACGCTTCCTTGTCATGGTGTGCGCATAAAGATGGCAGATCTGGAGCAGGTTGTATTTGAAACAATTCGGGCTCAAATGTGTCCGGCATTGGGAATTGATAGCAATAAGGATAAATTGGATTTGCAGACAGTCCAGCAGGCCGAACATGAAGAAAAACTCCGTTCTATTCAAGACAGCAAGCGGCATCTTTATGAGCAGTATGCACTCGGAGAGATTGATTTGGAAACCTATCGGACACGAAAAGCGGTTTATGATACGGAACTGGTACAAGCCAAAAATGTTCATGCTGTCATCACTGCACAGACAAAGCAGATAAAAAGTGATTATGAGATTAAGCTGAAACAACAGGAAATTGTGCAGGAAGTCGGAAACGCCAACATGCTGACAAAAGCTCTGATTGACCGGCTTATCAACAAAGTTTACGTCTTTCCAGGAGATCGGATTGAGATTGAATATGCAACACAGGATTTCTTAGAAACTAAGGAATCTGAAAAGGAGGTATAA
- a CDS encoding IS3 family transposase, whose amino-acid sequence MKRQVSVSGILKKLDVSRSGYNAWKKRVPSDTSIRRTVLKEKIQKIYDDSHQNYGAPKIAAELRKSGETITEKTVGNYMRQMGIKAQWIKPYTQTTIDSDLSQKLKNILNEKFNPEHPDAVWCSDITYIWTYEGFVYLTSIMDLYSRKIISWVLSETLEASHVVKCIEKAKQSRHIENPLIFHCDRGCQYVSEAFHKATEGMIHSYSKKAYPWDNACIESFHALLKREWINRFKIFNYTHAYKLIFEYIETFYNTVRIHSHCGYLSPNEYEEQYLKNLETTVTSLAS is encoded by the coding sequence GTGAAACGTCAAGTTTCTGTCAGCGGGATACTGAAAAAATTGGACGTTTCACGATCTGGTTATAATGCATGGAAGAAGCGGGTTCCTTCGGACACGTCTATTCGTCGAACTGTTTTAAAAGAAAAAATCCAAAAGATTTATGATGATTCACATCAAAACTATGGTGCTCCTAAAATTGCAGCTGAATTGCGGAAATCCGGAGAAACTATTACTGAAAAAACAGTGGGAAATTATATGCGTCAAATGGGAATAAAAGCGCAATGGATCAAACCGTATACTCAAACAACCATTGATTCTGATCTAAGCCAGAAACTAAAAAATATTTTGAACGAAAAATTTAATCCAGAACATCCAGATGCTGTATGGTGCTCAGATATCACTTATATTTGGACATATGAAGGATTTGTATATCTTACCAGTATTATGGATCTATATTCCAGAAAAATCATTTCCTGGGTACTAAGTGAGACGTTGGAGGCATCTCATGTAGTAAAATGTATTGAAAAGGCAAAACAGTCCAGACATATTGAAAATCCGCTTATTTTTCATTGTGACAGAGGATGTCAATATGTATCAGAAGCATTTCACAAGGCAACGGAAGGAATGATTCACAGCTATTCCAAGAAGGCTTATCCTTGGGACAATGCTTGCATAGAATCGTTCCATGCCCTTTTAAAACGAGAGTGGATTAATCGTTTCAAAATTTTCAATTATACTCATGCATATAAATTGATTTTTGAATATATCGAGACGTTCTACAACACCGTCCGTATTCATAGTCATTGTGGATATTTATCTCCAAATGAATATGAGGAACAATATCTAAAAAATCTGGAAACGACTGTAACAAGCTTAGCAAGTTAA
- a CDS encoding transposase, translated as MARGTRYSQEFKEDAVRYRLEHPEIALRKCAENLGISESALKTWMKSAKEHEGTVPTRGSGNYASDEAKEIARLQRELRDTKDALEVLKKAIGILGK; from the coding sequence ATGGCAAGAGGTACAAGGTATTCACAAGAGTTTAAGGAAGATGCAGTAAGATATCGGTTGGAGCATCCTGAGATTGCGCTTCGTAAGTGTGCTGAAAATCTTGGAATTAGTGAATCAGCACTAAAGACTTGGATGAAATCAGCAAAGGAACATGAAGGAACTGTTCCTACTCGTGGTTCAGGCAATTACGCAAGTGATGAAGCAAAAGAAATCGCACGTCTGCAACGAGAATTACGCGATACAAAGGATGCACTTGAAGTGTTAAAAAAAGCAATCGGTATTCTGGGAAAATGA
- a CDS encoding recombinase family protein, with protein sequence MSIPNQKLILREKAMSLPEWDNSEILEFIDNGHTGTNFERPAVQELLTMVQAGKINCIIVKDLSRFGRNSIETGYFIERVFPLYHTRFISVSDDFDTANFKGDTGGI encoded by the coding sequence TTGAGTATACCAAATCAAAAACTGATTCTTCGTGAAAAAGCTATGTCTCTGCCGGAATGGGATAACAGTGAGATTTTGGAATTTATTGACAATGGTCATACAGGGACAAACTTTGAGCGTCCGGCGGTGCAGGAACTTTTAACAATGGTTCAGGCCGGAAAGATCAACTGTATTATTGTAAAAGACCTTTCCCGATTTGGACGTAACAGCATTGAAACCGGCTATTTTATTGAGCGGGTATTTCCTCTTTACCACACCCGTTTTATTTCCGTCAGTGATGATTTTGACACGGCTAATTTCAAAGGTGATACCGGAGGGATTTGA
- a CDS encoding recombinase family protein, with the protein MARKSRKQTAAPMPAPSLYVHVALYIRLSVEDNKKRGCSVENQKLVLNDFLSNKPDFVVYDTYIDNGATGTNFHRPGFQQMLSDIEAGHINCVIVKDLSRLGRNSIDTGYYIEQYFHAHNVRFIAVTDQFDTADSGNLHGGIMLPLKNMINEAYALDIGRKIKAQARQAMKDGDYIGARAPYGYRKDPDNCHKLLIDENTAPVVKQIFEWAHEHVSLNRIVRNLNEMGIPAPSHYKKTTGEITSPGLIGSGKWQTRTVMKILESEVYTGDLVQGKTKIVDHQQVKAGEDNLIIAKCTHEPIISYELFHAVQEYRKQICEESKATQKRPYTPNIFKGKVFCADCGRSLHRQRAERRKGPDTYWFHCLTNSRVEKDSCKGATMQEKELISTVTAILEKELTVALGMSLPLFQLEARQKQEKDKLKIQMSAKRQEIEKTRRLIRGLYENFVQGILTNDEYFELKADYEYAINALSGEIEVFEKSMDSLDNQLARYRAMEKDAKTLAQDHVLTAELIERLIERIEIDHERNIHVTFRFKNEFQGKAVEPCTTM; encoded by the coding sequence ATGGCAAGAAAAAGCAGAAAACAGACGGCAGCGCCTATGCCGGCACCATCTTTATATGTACATGTGGCTCTGTATATCCGTCTTTCTGTGGAGGATAACAAAAAGCGGGGCTGCTCAGTAGAAAATCAAAAGCTGGTACTGAATGACTTTCTTTCAAATAAACCGGACTTCGTTGTGTATGATACCTATATCGACAACGGAGCGACAGGGACAAATTTTCACCGCCCTGGATTTCAGCAAATGCTATCTGATATTGAAGCAGGCCACATTAACTGTGTGATTGTTAAGGATCTTTCCCGATTAGGGCGAAATTCTATTGACACGGGTTATTATATCGAACAGTATTTCCATGCTCATAATGTTCGCTTCATTGCTGTTACGGATCAGTTTGACACAGCGGATTCCGGAAATCTTCATGGCGGTATCATGCTGCCTTTGAAAAATATGATCAATGAAGCCTATGCTCTGGACATTGGACGAAAAATCAAAGCACAAGCGCGGCAGGCTATGAAAGATGGCGACTATATTGGTGCACGGGCACCTTACGGTTACAGGAAAGACCCTGATAATTGCCATAAACTTCTGATTGATGAAAATACTGCCCCTGTGGTAAAACAGATTTTTGAATGGGCACATGAGCATGTGTCTCTGAACCGGATTGTCCGCAATCTAAATGAGATGGGGATTCCGGCACCGAGCCATTATAAAAAGACCACTGGCGAGATTACCAGTCCGGGCCTGATTGGAAGCGGCAAATGGCAGACCCGTACAGTGATGAAAATTTTAGAAAGCGAAGTCTATACAGGCGATCTGGTGCAAGGAAAAACAAAGATTGTAGATCATCAGCAGGTCAAGGCTGGAGAAGATAATCTGATTATTGCCAAATGCACCCATGAACCGATCATTAGCTATGAATTGTTTCATGCAGTTCAGGAATACAGAAAACAGATCTGTGAAGAAAGCAAAGCAACTCAAAAACGCCCCTACACGCCAAACATTTTCAAAGGCAAAGTGTTCTGTGCTGATTGTGGCAGAAGCCTTCACCGGCAACGTGCCGAGCGCCGGAAAGGTCCCGATACTTATTGGTTCCACTGCCTTACAAACAGCCGGGTAGAAAAAGATAGCTGCAAAGGCGCAACGATGCAGGAAAAGGAACTGATTTCTACTGTTACGGCTATTCTTGAAAAAGAGCTGACAGTTGCGCTGGGAATGTCGCTGCCACTCTTTCAGTTGGAGGCAAGACAAAAACAGGAAAAAGATAAGCTGAAAATTCAGATGTCTGCCAAACGGCAGGAAATTGAAAAAACACGCCGACTGATCCGTGGTCTATATGAAAATTTTGTGCAGGGTATTTTGACAAATGATGAATACTTTGAATTGAAGGCGGATTATGAATATGCTATCAATGCTCTGTCTGGTGAGATTGAGGTATTTGAAAAATCTATGGACTCCCTAGACAACCAGCTTGCCCGATACCGTGCAATGGAAAAGGATGCAAAAACACTGGCACAGGATCATGTGCTGACTGCAGAACTGATCGAACGGCTCATTGAACGAATTGAGATCGACCACGAGCGGAATATTCATGTAACCTTCCGTTTCAAAAATGAATTTCAGGGAAAGGCGGTGGAACCGTGCACAACTATGTGA
- a CDS encoding recombinase family protein codes for MQVYKAIKYIRLSYTDDKTVESDSVANQRRLIDDYIARHPEIEVVAEKIDDGYSGVLFDRPAFQEMMRMIEQGEANCVIVKDLSRLGREYIETGRYMRRVFPAYGVRFIAINDNVDTENDAADDLTVSVKNIMNEAYCRDISVKTRSALEVKRRSGDFVGAFTIYGYVKVGDKHKSLEVDEYAANVVRDIFRKRLEGFSASHIADELNRLGILSPLAYKRNHGMPHAKGGYTDRKDCKWSATTIIRILQDETYTGTLVQGKQTTPHFKLKEREDKPSSEWIRVEGTHEAIIQKHDFDLVQRLRRIDTRTSPKSDKVYLFSGILICGCCGCRMTRKTNRYKNKEYHYYYCPTGKKNGCTSSVMLKESDLIECVQDSLKGHIENVASLDALLSSISQERINRELAQEYAAQIRVNEKRVAQTEGFKAKLYENLVSGILTKEEFLSYKRKYNADIELFQKAIAEWNDKLTDVLENRSERNRWINHFMKFSTMEDIDRRAVMQLIRSIRVMGKDELHIEFNYQDEYQKAISLAEQIATKNEERMVG; via the coding sequence ATGCAGGTTTACAAAGCGATTAAGTACATCCGTCTTTCTTACACGGATGATAAAACAGTAGAAAGTGACAGCGTTGCTAACCAGCGGCGCCTGATCGATGACTACATAGCCCGACACCCGGAAATTGAGGTTGTGGCAGAAAAAATTGACGATGGTTATAGTGGTGTTTTGTTTGATCGCCCAGCATTTCAGGAAATGATGCGGATGATCGAACAAGGCGAAGCTAACTGCGTGATTGTCAAAGACCTCTCCCGCTTAGGTCGTGAGTACATAGAAACAGGCCGTTATATGCGCAGGGTATTTCCAGCCTATGGAGTGCGTTTTATCGCAATTAACGATAATGTGGACACGGAAAATGACGCTGCCGATGATCTCACAGTTTCTGTCAAAAACATTATGAATGAGGCTTACTGTCGGGATATTTCCGTTAAGACACGGAGCGCCCTGGAAGTAAAACGGCGCAGCGGGGATTTTGTAGGTGCTTTTACCATCTATGGTTATGTGAAAGTCGGCGATAAACACAAGAGCCTGGAAGTAGACGAATATGCTGCTAATGTTGTGAGGGATATTTTCAGAAAACGGCTGGAGGGATTCAGCGCTTCCCATATAGCGGATGAACTGAACCGATTAGGAATTCTTTCGCCTTTAGCGTATAAGCGCAATCACGGAATGCCTCATGCAAAAGGTGGCTATACAGACCGAAAGGATTGCAAATGGTCTGCAACTACAATCATCCGCATTTTACAGGATGAAACTTACACCGGAACACTGGTCCAGGGCAAACAGACAACGCCCCATTTCAAATTAAAAGAGCGTGAGGACAAACCTTCTTCGGAATGGATTCGTGTGGAGGGAACCCATGAAGCGATCATACAAAAGCACGATTTTGATCTGGTGCAACGGCTCCGCAGGATTGACACAAGGACTTCTCCCAAATCGGATAAGGTTTACCTGTTTTCCGGTATTTTGATCTGCGGCTGCTGTGGCTGCCGTATGACCCGCAAGACGAACCGCTATAAAAATAAAGAGTATCACTATTATTACTGCCCGACCGGCAAAAAGAATGGCTGCACATCGTCGGTCATGCTGAAAGAGTCGGATCTGATTGAATGTGTACAGGACAGTTTGAAAGGACATATTGAAAATGTTGCTTCTCTGGATGCCCTGCTGTCCAGTATCAGCCAGGAACGGATCAACCGAGAATTGGCGCAGGAATATGCCGCACAGATTAGAGTAAATGAAAAGCGTGTGGCACAGACCGAGGGCTTTAAGGCAAAACTCTATGAAAATCTGGTGAGTGGAATTCTGACAAAGGAAGAATTTCTCTCTTATAAGCGAAAATACAATGCAGATATTGAACTGTTCCAAAAGGCAATCGCTGAATGGAACGATAAACTTACAGATGTATTGGAAAACCGAAGTGAACGAAACCGTTGGATCAACCATTTTATGAAATTTTCTACTATGGAGGATATTGACCGCCGGGCAGTCATGCAGCTTATCCGAAGCATACGGGTCATGGGTAAAGATGAACTGCATATTGAATTTAATTACCAGGATGAATATCAGAAAGCAATCTCTTTGGCGGAACAGATTGCTACAAAAAATGAAGAAAGGATGGTGGGCTAA
- a CDS encoding DUF6870 family protein: MELNTIVSEVGTLVDIRDVSVNKELSRDERIAEFVQQIKNPYHFKCGRFTVQASFSAEGATLEECIKGILR, translated from the coding sequence ATGGAATTGAACACCATTGTCAGTGAAGTGGGTACGCTGGTAGACATTCGGGATGTCTCTGTCAACAAAGAACTTTCCCGTGATGAACGGATTGCAGAATTTGTTCAGCAGATAAAAAATCCATACCATTTTAAGTGTGGCCGTTTTACTGTACAGGCCAGCTTTTCTGCTGAAGGTGCTACCCTGGAAGAATGTATCAAGGGTATTTTACGATAG
- a CDS encoding IS110 family transposase, whose protein sequence is MKDLLEISCGLDVHKEKIVACILTGPLGKPTRSEIREFSTLIPDMIALRNWIVSKNCHHVAMESTGIYWMPIYEILEDAFSGDITLLVVNARHMKNVPGKKTDMRDSEWISTLLRAGLLNGSFIPEKRIREFRDLNRYRKSVIRDITSQKNRIEKFLQSSGFRLSSFISDIFGASGRNIILHLVEHGQIDKTALDSCLKTKTRNRIDEILMSVNGTLSEHQKAFLRILMTHYDSLKKHLAEIETSLEEDMAPFALQVEQLNSIYGISTTASCAIIAEIGIDMKPFKTAEHICSWAGLCPGNNESAGKRKSTSVTKGNPYIKSMLCEIAWVIAGKRNTYLSAWYWRIKQKKGAKKAIVALARKLLVIIYTMLKQGTLFDESCFETRRKHCEQKQLSRYIRELEKHGYHVEAQS, encoded by the coding sequence ATGAAAGACCTTCTGGAAATTTCCTGTGGACTGGATGTCCACAAAGAAAAAATTGTTGCATGTATCCTGACTGGTCCTCTGGGCAAGCCAACCCGTTCTGAAATCCGTGAGTTTTCTACATTGATTCCGGATATGATAGCATTACGGAATTGGATCGTTTCTAAAAACTGCCATCATGTAGCTATGGAAAGCACCGGTATCTATTGGATGCCGATTTATGAAATACTGGAGGATGCTTTCTCTGGTGACATTACCCTGCTTGTTGTAAATGCACGCCATATGAAAAATGTTCCTGGCAAAAAGACCGATATGCGGGATTCCGAATGGATTTCCACCTTGCTTCGCGCCGGACTTTTGAACGGAAGTTTTATTCCCGAAAAAAGGATTCGGGAATTCCGCGATCTAAATCGTTACCGTAAGAGTGTCATCCGCGATATTACGTCACAGAAGAACAGGATTGAGAAATTTTTACAAAGTTCCGGCTTCCGTCTATCATCCTTTATTTCTGATATTTTTGGCGCTTCGGGTAGAAACATCATTCTGCATTTAGTTGAACATGGGCAGATTGATAAAACTGCTTTAGATTCTTGTCTCAAAACCAAGACCAGAAACCGTATTGATGAAATTCTCATGTCCGTGAACGGAACACTGTCAGAACACCAAAAGGCATTTTTAAGGATTCTCATGACTCATTATGATTCTTTAAAGAAACATCTTGCTGAAATTGAAACGAGTCTCGAGGAAGATATGGCTCCATTTGCCCTGCAGGTTGAGCAGTTGAATAGCATCTATGGAATAAGCACAACTGCTTCCTGTGCAATTATTGCTGAAATCGGTATTGATATGAAGCCGTTTAAAACTGCGGAACACATCTGCTCATGGGCCGGTTTGTGCCCAGGTAATAACGAAAGTGCTGGAAAACGAAAAAGCACCTCTGTCACAAAAGGCAATCCTTACATAAAAAGTATGCTCTGCGAAATTGCCTGGGTGATTGCAGGGAAACGCAACACTTATCTTTCGGCATGGTACTGGAGAATCAAACAGAAAAAAGGAGCCAAAAAAGCGATTGTCGCACTTGCCCGAAAACTTCTTGTCATCATCTACACAATGTTAAAACAAGGAACTCTATTTGACGAATCCTGTTTTGAAACAAGACGTAAGCACTGTGAACAAAAACAGCTTTCTCGTTATATACGGGAATTGGAAAAACATGGTTATCATGTGGAAGCTCAAAGCTAG